One stretch of Tepidibacter hydrothermalis DNA includes these proteins:
- a CDS encoding spore coat protein translates to MLNLTQKERMLLEDQKSHEQMCIENYTEYAQRAKCSELKQLFNEYATTEQQHLDSINQILSGTVPSTGGGAQQQNQTPTFTPSNTYDPQDALLCKDALMAEKYVSGAYNTTIFECCDTNVRQVLNHIQKEEQEHGEGLFNYMKSKGIYNPQ, encoded by the coding sequence ATGTTAAATTTAACTCAAAAAGAAAGAATGTTATTAGAAGATCAAAAGTCACATGAACAGATGTGTATTGAAAATTATACTGAGTATGCTCAAAGAGCTAAATGTTCTGAGCTTAAACAATTATTCAATGAGTATGCAACTACAGAACAACAGCATTTAGACAGTATCAATCAGATATTAAGTGGTACTGTTCCAAGCACTGGAGGTGGTGCACAACAACAAAATCAAACTCCAACTTTCACTCCTTCAAATACATACGATCCACAAGATGCTCTTTTGTGTAAAGATGCTTTGATGGCTGAAAAGTATGTATCTGGAGCATATAATACTACTATATTTGAGTGTTGTGATACGAATGTAAGACAAGTCCTTAACCATATACAAAAAGAAGAGCAAGAACATGGTGAAGGTTTATTCAATTATATGAAAAGTAAAGGGATTTATAATCCTCAATAG
- a CDS encoding HIT family protein: MNCIFCEIREYILENELCYAIYDKYPVNKGHMLIITKRHVKDYFDTTNEEKIDIMDLIDKCKVMLDDKYSPDGYNIGINCGEHAGQTVMHLHTHIIPRYKGDIENPTGGVRGVIPEKRIY, encoded by the coding sequence ATGAACTGTATATTTTGTGAGATAAGAGAATACATATTAGAAAATGAACTTTGTTATGCTATATACGATAAATATCCTGTTAATAAAGGGCATATGCTTATAATAACTAAAAGGCATGTTAAGGATTATTTTGATACTACAAATGAAGAAAAAATTGATATAATGGATTTAATTGATAAGTGTAAAGTCATGTTAGATGATAAGTATTCACCAGATGGATATAATATAGGTATTAATTGTGGAGAACATGCAGGTCAAACTGTTATGCATCTACATACTCATATAATACCGAGATATAAGGGAGATATAGAAAATCCAACTGGTGGAGTAAGAGGGGTAATTCCTGAAAAGAGAATATATTGA
- a CDS encoding DEAD/DEAH box helicase family protein, which produces MVHNDKCITGYNKHLYKFIKESIKRAKKVDIIVAFLMESGVRLLEDDLKEMVSRNIPVRILTGNYLNITQPSALYLIRTIMGNKVDLRFYNDKSRSFHAKAYMFEYEDGADIFIGSSNISKSALTDGIEWNYRLTRDTQEEDFNYYKKTFEDLFYNKSIIVDEMELEKYAKTWKKPKVNDYIPNEKNEVIELFKPRGAQIEALYNLNKTRLDGMDKGLVLAATGVGKTYLAAFDSQKFNRILFVAHREEILKQAYDTFKSIRRDSKLGFFMNKFRDKDCDILFATVQTLGKDTYLNEKYFKKNYFDYIVIDEFHHAVSSNYKNIINYFEPKFMLGLTATPDRLDNKDVFALCDYNVVYEVSLKDSINRGYLVPFRYYGIYDDSVDYEKIEFKNGKYNEKELEKALSINKRADIILKNYTKFKTMKALGFCKSKHHAEYMAKFFCDNGVKACAVYSNSNGEYSKDRSEAIEDLEKGNLDVIFSVDMFNEGVDIKSIDMVMLLRPTESPTIFLQQLGRGLRKNKNKKYLNVLDFIGNYKRANLVPLFLTGDNIINNSYDKNHVPTEEEYPEDCFVNFDFRLIDIFKDMEKSNKNIKNMIKDEYYRIKRYLNEVPSRTEMLTYIENDIYVKMRKKSKLNIFKNYLKFLDELNELDENEKMILNTKGSMFINMIEKTSMSKTYKMPLISSFYNNGPKLKINEDDIYDSFKNFYSNGSNKIDLKKDKSTSNYKKWEKKDYIKLAKRMPMKYLLKTEKDFFYMDGECFCLNKELGDYIDNDCFIKHFKDAVEFRTKEYYKNRLEDKMKY; this is translated from the coding sequence ATGGTACATAATGATAAATGCATTACAGGATATAATAAACATTTATATAAATTTATAAAAGAATCTATAAAAAGAGCTAAAAAAGTAGATATAATAGTGGCTTTTTTAATGGAATCAGGTGTTAGGTTATTAGAAGATGATTTAAAAGAAATGGTTAGTAGGAACATACCAGTTAGGATATTAACTGGAAATTATCTTAATATAACTCAACCTTCGGCTTTGTATTTGATAAGAACTATAATGGGAAATAAGGTTGATTTAAGATTTTATAATGATAAATCTAGAAGCTTTCATGCAAAAGCTTATATGTTTGAGTATGAAGATGGAGCAGATATATTTATTGGATCATCTAATATATCCAAGTCAGCCTTGACGGATGGAATTGAATGGAACTATAGATTGACTAGGGATACTCAGGAAGAAGATTTCAATTATTATAAAAAGACTTTTGAAGATTTATTTTATAATAAGTCTATAATAGTGGATGAAATGGAACTTGAAAAATATGCAAAGACTTGGAAAAAGCCTAAGGTTAACGATTATATTCCTAATGAAAAGAATGAAGTAATAGAATTATTTAAGCCACGAGGAGCTCAAATAGAAGCTTTATACAATCTTAACAAAACTAGATTAGATGGAATGGATAAGGGATTGGTTTTGGCAGCTACAGGTGTTGGAAAAACATATTTAGCAGCATTTGATTCACAAAAATTTAATCGTATATTATTTGTTGCTCATAGAGAAGAAATTTTAAAACAAGCGTATGATACATTTAAAAGTATAAGAAGAGATTCTAAATTAGGATTTTTTATGAATAAATTTAGAGATAAAGATTGTGATATATTATTTGCAACAGTTCAAACTTTGGGAAAAGATACATATTTAAATGAAAAGTATTTCAAAAAGAATTACTTTGATTATATTGTAATTGATGAGTTTCACCATGCCGTATCTAGTAATTATAAAAATATAATAAATTACTTCGAGCCGAAATTTATGTTAGGGCTTACAGCTACCCCTGATAGATTGGATAATAAGGATGTATTTGCTTTATGTGATTATAATGTTGTATATGAGGTATCTTTAAAGGATTCTATAAATAGAGGTTATCTAGTACCTTTTAGATATTATGGTATATATGATGATAGCGTAGATTATGAAAAAATAGAATTTAAAAATGGTAAATATAATGAGAAAGAATTAGAGAAGGCACTTAGTATAAATAAAAGAGCTGATATTATTTTAAAGAATTATACTAAATTCAAAACTATGAAAGCATTAGGATTTTGCAAAAGTAAACATCATGCAGAATATATGGCTAAATTCTTTTGTGATAATGGTGTGAAAGCTTGTGCTGTTTATAGCAATTCAAATGGAGAATACTCAAAAGATAGAAGTGAAGCTATAGAAGATTTAGAAAAAGGAAACCTAGATGTAATATTTTCAGTTGATATGTTTAATGAAGGTGTTGATATAAAATCTATAGATATGGTTATGTTATTAAGACCCACTGAATCACCTACTATATTTTTGCAACAGTTAGGAAGAGGTCTTAGAAAGAATAAGAATAAAAAATATCTTAATGTTTTGGATTTTATAGGTAATTATAAAAGAGCCAATTTAGTACCGTTATTTTTAACTGGAGATAATATAATTAATAATAGTTATGATAAAAATCATGTGCCTACGGAGGAGGAGTATCCTGAAGATTGTTTTGTAAATTTTGATTTTAGGCTTATAGATATATTTAAAGATATGGAAAAATCAAATAAGAATATTAAGAATATGATAAAAGATGAGTATTATAGAATAAAAAGATATCTAAACGAAGTTCCGAGTAGAACTGAAATGCTAACTTATATTGAAAATGATATATATGTTAAGATGAGAAAAAAATCAAAACTAAATATATTTAAAAACTATCTTAAATTTTTAGATGAACTAAATGAGTTAGACGAAAATGAAAAGATGATTTTAAATACTAAGGGTTCTATGTTTATAAATATGATTGAAAAAACTAGTATGAGTAAAACATATAAAATGCCACTAATTAGTTCTTTCTATAATAATGGACCTAAATTAAAAATAAATGAAGATGATATATATGATTCATTTAAGAACTTTTATTCTAATGGATCTAATAAAATAGATTTGAAAAAAGACAAGTCAACTTCTAATTATAAAAAGTGGGAAAAAAAGGATTATATAAAGCTTGCTAAACGAATGCCTATGAAATACTTGTTGAAAACTGAAAAAGATTTTTTCTATATGGATGGAGAATGTTTCTGTTTGAATAAGGAACTAGGTGATTATATAGATAATGATTGTTTTATAAAACATTTTAAAGATGCTGTTGAGTTTAGAACAAAAGAATACTATAAAAATAGATTAGAAGATAAGATGAAGTATTAG
- a CDS encoding nucleoside triphosphate pyrophosphohydrolase → MKTYDKIVRDKIPQIIDNAGKKFDIHIVSDDEAISYLDTKLDEEVKEFHEDNNLEELADVMEILFSLAKKMGYSEDDLLNKRLEKKESNGGFDKNIILTKVY, encoded by the coding sequence ATGAAAACATACGATAAAATTGTCAGAGATAAAATTCCTCAAATAATAGATAATGCAGGTAAAAAATTTGATATTCACATAGTAAGTGATGATGAAGCTATATCTTATTTAGATACTAAATTAGATGAGGAAGTAAAAGAATTCCACGAAGATAATAACTTAGAAGAGCTTGCAGATGTAATGGAAATTTTATTTTCATTAGCAAAAAAGATGGGCTACTCAGAAGATGATTTATTAAATAAAAGATTAGAAAAAAAAGAATCTAATGGCGGATTTGACAAAAATATTATATTGACTAAAGTATATTAA